In Hyla sarda isolate aHylSar1 chromosome 9, aHylSar1.hap1, whole genome shotgun sequence, the following proteins share a genomic window:
- the FAM163B gene encoding protein FAM163B: MTAGTVVITGGILATVILLCIIAVLCYCRLQYYCCKKEDSEEDEEEPDFAVHSRFPPVHCNRNVVLANGPSIYASPYNKKHSQHCRSVCQGCSHNEPPAFLLHPPDEIRNGGDRITYKAISQEEIELPVNLSNLQMLNPNRLSAMREAFSRSRSISTDV; the protein is encoded by the exons ATGACAGCCGGGACTGTGGTCATCACCGGTGGAATATTAGCGACTGTTATCCTTCTCTGTATTATTGCAGTTCTCTGCTATTGCCGGCTACAA TATTACTGCTGCAAGAAGGAGGACTCGGAAGAGGATGAGGAAGAGCCAGACTTTGCCGTCCATTCCCGATTCCCACCGGTACATTGCAACCGGAATGTAGTGTTAGCCAACGGCCCGTCCATCTACGCCTCCCCCTACAACAAGAAGCATTCGCAGCACTGCAGGAGCGTGTGCCAGGGCTGCTCCCACAATGAACCGCCGGCTTTCCTCCTGCACCCACCGGACGAAATCCGAAATGGCGGCGACCGCATCACCTACAAAGCGATCAGCCAGGAAGAAATCGAACTGCCGGTTAACCTGAGCAATTTGCAGATGCTCAACCCCAACCGCCTGTCTGCTATGAGGGAGGCTTTTTCCCGGAGCCGCAGTATCAGCACGGATGTATGA